A section of the Humulus lupulus chromosome 2, drHumLupu1.1, whole genome shotgun sequence genome encodes:
- the LOC133818031 gene encoding protein CLP1 homolog, with product MAYGGAAVGPPAMAASSSASTVRQVKLERESELRIEVGYESSLRLRLLNGTAEIFGTELPPEIWLTFPPRLKFAVFTWYGATIEMDGSTETDYTADETPMISYVNVHAILDGRRNRAKASSSDGSSTVQGPRVIVVGPTDSGKSTLSRMLLSWAAKQGWKPTFVDLDIGQGSITLPGCIAATPIEMPIDPVEGIPLEMPLVYFYGHTTPSNNVELYKILVRELSQMLERQFVGNVESRAAGMVINTMGWIEGIGYELLLHAIDTFNINVVLVLGQEKLCSMLRDVLKNKPDVDVVKLQKSGGVVSRNVKYRQKARSLRIREYFYGRINDLSPHSNIASFSDLLVYRIGGGPQAPRSALPIGAEPAADPTRLVPVNINQDLLHLVLAVSFAKEPEEILSSNVAGFIYITDIDIQRKKITYLAPSAGDLPSKYLIVGTLTWLET from the exons ATGGCTTATGGAGGTGCAGCAGTGGGTCCGCCAGCAATGGCTGCTTCATCATCAGCTTCCACTGTTCGCCAGGTGAAGTTGGAGCGAGAGAGCGAGCTTCGAATCGAAGTTGGATACGAATCCTCTCTCAGGCTCCGCCTTCTCAATGGGACGGCTGAGATTTTCGGCACCGAGCTCCCACCTGAAATCTGGCTCACTTTCCCTCCCAGGCTCAAATTTGCC gTTTTCACTTGGTATGGAGCCACAATTGAAATGGACGGTAGTACTGAAACTGACTACACTGCAGATGAG ACACCCATGATTAGCTACGTGAATGTGCATGCCATATTGGATGGTCGAAGAAACCGTGCTAAAGCTTCGTCCTCTGATGGTTCCAGCACAGTTCAG GGGCCTCGGGTCATTGTTGTGGGACCTACAGATTCTGGGAAAAGTACATTGTCAAGAATGCTTCTTAGTTGGGCAGCTAAACAGGGTTGGAAACCTACTTTTGTAGACTTGGATATTGGTCAAGGATCTATAACTCTTCCGGGATGTATTGCTGCCACTCCTATTGAAATGCCTATTGACCCAGTTGAAGGAATTCCTCTTGAGATGCCTTTGGTTTACTTCTATGGGCACACCACTCCAAG TAACAATGTGGAACTATACAAAATCCTTGTAAGGGAGCTTTCTCAAATGCTTGAGAGACAATTTGTGGGAAATGTTGAATCTCGAGCTGCTGGCATGGTGATCAATACCATGGGATGGATAGAAGGAATAGGATATGAG TTGCTTCTTCATGCAATTGACACATTCAATATCAACGTTGTGTTGGTTCTGGGTCAG GAAAAACTTTGCAGTATGCTCAGAGATGTTCTGAAAAACAAACCTGATGTGGATGTTGTAAAACTTCAAAAATCTGGAGGGGTTGTATCAAGGAATGTAAAATATCGTCAGAAGGCCAGGAGTTTGAGGATAAGG GAATATTTTTATGGCCGTATAAACGATCTCTCCCCGCATTCTAATATTGCAAGTTTTAGTGATTTATTGGTCTATCGAATTGGCGGGGGGCCTCAGGCACCGCGGTCAGCCCTGCCAATTGGTGCAGAGCCTGCAGCAGATCCTACAAGATTAGTCCCTGTGAATATCAACCAGGATTTGCTCCATCTAGTACTTGCTGTTTCATTTGCCAAAGAACCTGAGGAAATTCTTTCAAG TAACGTTGCAGGGTTTATATACATCACAGACATTGACATTCAGAG GAAGAAGATCACATATCTTGCACCATCCGCTGGTGATCTCCCGAGCAAATATCTGATTGTGGGAACCTTGACATGGCTCGAAACGTAA